A stretch of the Camarhynchus parvulus chromosome 4, STF_HiC, whole genome shotgun sequence genome encodes the following:
- the YTHDC1 gene encoding YTH domain-containing protein 1 isoform X2 codes for MATDGREEKDGELNVLDDILTDAPDQDDELYNPDSEQDKSEKKGSKRKTDRMENAESKRQKPSVHSSRQMMPKPPSSSVSNNKRIVSTKGKLVSEYKTEEYQRSDRNKRPDGDRKMRMSSSSREPYKGQPEKSYMRKRDIDRRAKSSTPDGSERIRHDVDRRPSRSSHSSKEEVNSEEYCSDHETGSSGSSEQGNTENEEEGMEEEEDDEGEEDEEVEEDGEEDEEEYEQDERDQKEGNDYDTRSEASDSDSESASFTDGSVRSGSGSDASDEKKKERKRARGISPIVFDRSGSSASESYAGSEKKHEKLSSSVRAVQKDQTSKLKYILQDARFFLIKSNNHENVSLAKAKGVWSTLPVNEKKLNAAFRSARSVILIFSVRESGKFQGFARLSSESHHGGSPIHWVLPAGMNAKMLGGVFKIDWICRRELPFTKSAHLTNPWNEHKPVKIGRDGQEIEPECGTQLCLLFPPDESIDLYQVIHKMRHKRRMHSQPRSRGRPSRRDPVRDVGRRRPEDYDIHNSRKKPRIDYPPEFHQRPGYIKDPRYPEVDRRFSGVRRDVFLNGSYNDYVREFHNMGPPPPWQGMPPYPGMEQPPHHPYYQHHAPPPQAHPPYSGHHPVPHEARYRDKRVHDYDMRVDDFLRRTQAVVSGRRSRPRERDRERERDRPRDNRRDRERDRGRDRERERERICDRDRDRGERGRYRR; via the exons ATGGCGACGGATGGCCGGGAGGAGAAGG aTGGTGAACTGAATGTTCTGGATGACATTTTGACTGATGCTCCTGACCAGGATGATGAGTTGTATAACCCCGATAGTGAGCAAgacaaaagtgagaaaaagg gatcaaaaagaaaaactgacaggatggaaaatgctgaaagcaAGAGGCAAAAACCTTCTGTGCATTCCTCAAGGCAGATGATGCCAAAGCCTCCCAGTTCATCAGTTAGCAATAACAAGAGAATAGTGAGTACGAAAGGAAAGCTGGTGTCAGAGTACAAGACTGAGGAGTACCAGAGGTCTGACAGAAACAAGCGCCCAGATGGCGATCGGAAGATGCGAATGTCAAGCAGTTCCAGGGAACCTTATAAAGGACAACCAGAAAAATCTTACATGAGGAAGAGGGATATTGACAGAAGGGCAAAGTCTTCTACACCGGATGGTTCAGAG AGAATCAGGCATGATGTGGATAGAAGACCAAGCAGATCTAGCCATTCTTCTAAAGAAGAGGTGAACTCTGAGGAATATTGTTCAGATCACGAGACTGGCAGTAGTGGTTCCTCTGAACAAGGCAACACAGAGaatgaggaggaaggaatggaagaagaggaagatgatgaaggggaggaggatgaagaggtgGAAGAAGATggggaggaagatgaagaagagTATGAACAGGATGAGAGGGatcagaaggaaggaaatgactATGACACACGGAGTGAAGCCAGTGATTCTGATTCTGAATCTGCCTCTTTCACAGATGGGTCAGTCAGATCTGGGTCTGGTTCAGATGCATCAG atgagaaaaagaaggagaggaagagagctAGAGGTATCTCTCCAATTGTTTTTGACAGAAGTGGGAGTTCTGCATCAGAATCATATGCAG GTTCAGAAAAGAAGCATGAGAAATTATCATCTTCCGTTCGTGCTGTCCAAAAAG accAAACAAGCAAACTTAAATACATTCTCCAAGATGCAAGATTCTTTCTCATCAAGAGTAATAACCATGAAAATGTATCGCTTGCTAAGGCAAAG gGAGTATGGTCAACACTTCCAGTGAATGAAAAGAAGCTTAATGCTGCATTTAGATCAGCGAGGAGtgttattttgatattttctgtaaGAGAGAGTGGCAAATTCCAAG GGTTTGCAAGATTATCTTCAGAGTCCCATCATGGAGGATCACCTATACATtgggtgctgcctgcaggaatgAATGCAAAAATGTTGGGAGGTGTCTTTAAAATTGACTGGATTTGCAG GCGGGAATTGCCGTTCACTAAATCTGCTCACCTGACCAATCCTTGGAACGAACATAAGCCAGTAAAGATTGGACGCGATGGACAG GAAATTGAGCCGGAATGTGGAACCCAACTTtgccttctcttccctcctgaTGAAAGTATTGACTTGTATCAAGTCATTCATAAAATGAGGCACAAGAGAAGAATGCACTCACAACCCCGATCAAGAGGACGCCCATCCCGTCGAGACCCCGTTCGGGACGTGGGAAG GCGTCGACCAGAAGATTATGATATTCataacagcagaaagaaaccaAGGATTGACTATCCCCCTGAGTTTCACCAAAGACCAG GGTATATAAAGGATCCCAGATATCCCGAAGTAGACAG ACGATTTTCAGGAGTTCGAcgagatgtatttttaaatggg TCCTACAATGATTACGTGAGGGAGTTCCACAACATGGGACCACCACCACCATGGCAAGGAATG CCACCGTATCCAGGTATGGAGCAACCACCACACCACCCTTACTATCAGCACCATGCACCTCCACCTCAAGCTCACCCTCCATACTCAGGACATCATCCTGTACCCCATGAAGCGAGATACAGAGACAAACGAGTA CACGACTATGACATGAGGGTAGATGACTTCCTTCGCCGCACGCAAGCTGTTGTCAGTGGTCGGAGAAGCCGGCCCCGGGAGAGGGACCGAGAGCGGGAGCGCGACCGGCCTCGAGATAATCGGAGAGACAGAGAACGGGACAGAGGCCGAGATcgggaaagggagagagagaggatttGTGACCGGGACAGAGACAGAGGTGAAAGAGGTAGATACCGAAGATAA
- the YTHDC1 gene encoding YTH domain-containing protein 1 isoform X3 has translation MATDGREEKDGELNVLDDILTDAPDQDDELYNPDSEQDKSEKKGSKRKTDRMENAESKRQKPSVHSSRQMMPKPPSSSVSNNKRIVSTKGKLVSEYKTEEYQRSDRNKRPDGDRKMRMSSSSREPYKGQPEKSYMRKRDIDRRAKSSTPDGSERIRHDVDRRPSRSSHSSKEEVNSEEYCSDHETGSSGSSEQGNTENEEEGMEEEEDDEGEEDEEVEEDGEEDEEEYEQDERDQKEGNDYDTRSEASDSDSESASFTDGSVRSGSGSDASDEKKKERKRARGISPIVFDRSGSSASESYADQTSKLKYILQDARFFLIKSNNHENVSLAKAKGVWSTLPVNEKKLNAAFRSARSVILIFSVRESGKFQGFARLSSESHHGGSPIHWVLPAGMNAKMLGGVFKIDWICRRELPFTKSAHLTNPWNEHKPVKIGRDGQEIEPECGTQLCLLFPPDESIDLYQVIHKMRHKRRMHSQPRSRGRPSRRDPVRDVGRRRPEDYDIHNSRKKPRIDYPPEFHQRPGYIKDPRYPEVDRRFSGVRRDVFLNGSYNDYVREFHNMGPPPPWQGMPPYPGMEQPPHHPYYQHHAPPPQAHPPYSGHHPVPHEARYRDKRVHDYDMRVDDFLRRTQAVVSGRRSRPRERDRERERDRPRDNRRDRERDRGRDRERERERICDRDRDRGERVSYGSMGECCYQVCKY, from the exons ATGGCGACGGATGGCCGGGAGGAGAAGG aTGGTGAACTGAATGTTCTGGATGACATTTTGACTGATGCTCCTGACCAGGATGATGAGTTGTATAACCCCGATAGTGAGCAAgacaaaagtgagaaaaagg gatcaaaaagaaaaactgacaggatggaaaatgctgaaagcaAGAGGCAAAAACCTTCTGTGCATTCCTCAAGGCAGATGATGCCAAAGCCTCCCAGTTCATCAGTTAGCAATAACAAGAGAATAGTGAGTACGAAAGGAAAGCTGGTGTCAGAGTACAAGACTGAGGAGTACCAGAGGTCTGACAGAAACAAGCGCCCAGATGGCGATCGGAAGATGCGAATGTCAAGCAGTTCCAGGGAACCTTATAAAGGACAACCAGAAAAATCTTACATGAGGAAGAGGGATATTGACAGAAGGGCAAAGTCTTCTACACCGGATGGTTCAGAG AGAATCAGGCATGATGTGGATAGAAGACCAAGCAGATCTAGCCATTCTTCTAAAGAAGAGGTGAACTCTGAGGAATATTGTTCAGATCACGAGACTGGCAGTAGTGGTTCCTCTGAACAAGGCAACACAGAGaatgaggaggaaggaatggaagaagaggaagatgatgaaggggaggaggatgaagaggtgGAAGAAGATggggaggaagatgaagaagagTATGAACAGGATGAGAGGGatcagaaggaaggaaatgactATGACACACGGAGTGAAGCCAGTGATTCTGATTCTGAATCTGCCTCTTTCACAGATGGGTCAGTCAGATCTGGGTCTGGTTCAGATGCATCAG atgagaaaaagaaggagaggaagagagctAGAGGTATCTCTCCAATTGTTTTTGACAGAAGTGGGAGTTCTGCATCAGAATCATATGCAG accAAACAAGCAAACTTAAATACATTCTCCAAGATGCAAGATTCTTTCTCATCAAGAGTAATAACCATGAAAATGTATCGCTTGCTAAGGCAAAG gGAGTATGGTCAACACTTCCAGTGAATGAAAAGAAGCTTAATGCTGCATTTAGATCAGCGAGGAGtgttattttgatattttctgtaaGAGAGAGTGGCAAATTCCAAG GGTTTGCAAGATTATCTTCAGAGTCCCATCATGGAGGATCACCTATACATtgggtgctgcctgcaggaatgAATGCAAAAATGTTGGGAGGTGTCTTTAAAATTGACTGGATTTGCAG GCGGGAATTGCCGTTCACTAAATCTGCTCACCTGACCAATCCTTGGAACGAACATAAGCCAGTAAAGATTGGACGCGATGGACAG GAAATTGAGCCGGAATGTGGAACCCAACTTtgccttctcttccctcctgaTGAAAGTATTGACTTGTATCAAGTCATTCATAAAATGAGGCACAAGAGAAGAATGCACTCACAACCCCGATCAAGAGGACGCCCATCCCGTCGAGACCCCGTTCGGGACGTGGGAAG GCGTCGACCAGAAGATTATGATATTCataacagcagaaagaaaccaAGGATTGACTATCCCCCTGAGTTTCACCAAAGACCAG GGTATATAAAGGATCCCAGATATCCCGAAGTAGACAG ACGATTTTCAGGAGTTCGAcgagatgtatttttaaatggg TCCTACAATGATTACGTGAGGGAGTTCCACAACATGGGACCACCACCACCATGGCAAGGAATG CCACCGTATCCAGGTATGGAGCAACCACCACACCACCCTTACTATCAGCACCATGCACCTCCACCTCAAGCTCACCCTCCATACTCAGGACATCATCCTGTACCCCATGAAGCGAGATACAGAGACAAACGAGTA CACGACTATGACATGAGGGTAGATGACTTCCTTCGCCGCACGCAAGCTGTTGTCAGTGGTCGGAGAAGCCGGCCCCGGGAGAGGGACCGAGAGCGGGAGCGCGACCGGCCTCGAGATAATCGGAGAGACAGAGAACGGGACAGAGGCCGAGATcgggaaagggagagagagaggatttGTGACCGGGACAGAGACAGAGGTGAAAGAG ttTCATATGGTTCGATGGGAGAATGCTGCTATCAAGTATGCAAATACTGA
- the YTHDC1 gene encoding YTH domain-containing protein 1 isoform X1: MATDGREEKDGELNVLDDILTDAPDQDDELYNPDSEQDKSEKKGSKRKTDRMENAESKRQKPSVHSSRQMMPKPPSSSVSNNKRIVSTKGKLVSEYKTEEYQRSDRNKRPDGDRKMRMSSSSREPYKGQPEKSYMRKRDIDRRAKSSTPDGSERIRHDVDRRPSRSSHSSKEEVNSEEYCSDHETGSSGSSEQGNTENEEEGMEEEEDDEGEEDEEVEEDGEEDEEEYEQDERDQKEGNDYDTRSEASDSDSESASFTDGSVRSGSGSDASDEKKKERKRARGISPIVFDRSGSSASESYAGSEKKHEKLSSSVRAVQKDQTSKLKYILQDARFFLIKSNNHENVSLAKAKGVWSTLPVNEKKLNAAFRSARSVILIFSVRESGKFQGFARLSSESHHGGSPIHWVLPAGMNAKMLGGVFKIDWICRRELPFTKSAHLTNPWNEHKPVKIGRDGQEIEPECGTQLCLLFPPDESIDLYQVIHKMRHKRRMHSQPRSRGRPSRRDPVRDVGRRRPEDYDIHNSRKKPRIDYPPEFHQRPGYIKDPRYPEVDRRFSGVRRDVFLNGSYNDYVREFHNMGPPPPWQGMPPYPGMEQPPHHPYYQHHAPPPQAHPPYSGHHPVPHEARYRDKRVHDYDMRVDDFLRRTQAVVSGRRSRPRERDRERERDRPRDNRRDRERDRGRDRERERERICDRDRDRGERVSYGSMGECCYQVCKY; the protein is encoded by the exons ATGGCGACGGATGGCCGGGAGGAGAAGG aTGGTGAACTGAATGTTCTGGATGACATTTTGACTGATGCTCCTGACCAGGATGATGAGTTGTATAACCCCGATAGTGAGCAAgacaaaagtgagaaaaagg gatcaaaaagaaaaactgacaggatggaaaatgctgaaagcaAGAGGCAAAAACCTTCTGTGCATTCCTCAAGGCAGATGATGCCAAAGCCTCCCAGTTCATCAGTTAGCAATAACAAGAGAATAGTGAGTACGAAAGGAAAGCTGGTGTCAGAGTACAAGACTGAGGAGTACCAGAGGTCTGACAGAAACAAGCGCCCAGATGGCGATCGGAAGATGCGAATGTCAAGCAGTTCCAGGGAACCTTATAAAGGACAACCAGAAAAATCTTACATGAGGAAGAGGGATATTGACAGAAGGGCAAAGTCTTCTACACCGGATGGTTCAGAG AGAATCAGGCATGATGTGGATAGAAGACCAAGCAGATCTAGCCATTCTTCTAAAGAAGAGGTGAACTCTGAGGAATATTGTTCAGATCACGAGACTGGCAGTAGTGGTTCCTCTGAACAAGGCAACACAGAGaatgaggaggaaggaatggaagaagaggaagatgatgaaggggaggaggatgaagaggtgGAAGAAGATggggaggaagatgaagaagagTATGAACAGGATGAGAGGGatcagaaggaaggaaatgactATGACACACGGAGTGAAGCCAGTGATTCTGATTCTGAATCTGCCTCTTTCACAGATGGGTCAGTCAGATCTGGGTCTGGTTCAGATGCATCAG atgagaaaaagaaggagaggaagagagctAGAGGTATCTCTCCAATTGTTTTTGACAGAAGTGGGAGTTCTGCATCAGAATCATATGCAG GTTCAGAAAAGAAGCATGAGAAATTATCATCTTCCGTTCGTGCTGTCCAAAAAG accAAACAAGCAAACTTAAATACATTCTCCAAGATGCAAGATTCTTTCTCATCAAGAGTAATAACCATGAAAATGTATCGCTTGCTAAGGCAAAG gGAGTATGGTCAACACTTCCAGTGAATGAAAAGAAGCTTAATGCTGCATTTAGATCAGCGAGGAGtgttattttgatattttctgtaaGAGAGAGTGGCAAATTCCAAG GGTTTGCAAGATTATCTTCAGAGTCCCATCATGGAGGATCACCTATACATtgggtgctgcctgcaggaatgAATGCAAAAATGTTGGGAGGTGTCTTTAAAATTGACTGGATTTGCAG GCGGGAATTGCCGTTCACTAAATCTGCTCACCTGACCAATCCTTGGAACGAACATAAGCCAGTAAAGATTGGACGCGATGGACAG GAAATTGAGCCGGAATGTGGAACCCAACTTtgccttctcttccctcctgaTGAAAGTATTGACTTGTATCAAGTCATTCATAAAATGAGGCACAAGAGAAGAATGCACTCACAACCCCGATCAAGAGGACGCCCATCCCGTCGAGACCCCGTTCGGGACGTGGGAAG GCGTCGACCAGAAGATTATGATATTCataacagcagaaagaaaccaAGGATTGACTATCCCCCTGAGTTTCACCAAAGACCAG GGTATATAAAGGATCCCAGATATCCCGAAGTAGACAG ACGATTTTCAGGAGTTCGAcgagatgtatttttaaatggg TCCTACAATGATTACGTGAGGGAGTTCCACAACATGGGACCACCACCACCATGGCAAGGAATG CCACCGTATCCAGGTATGGAGCAACCACCACACCACCCTTACTATCAGCACCATGCACCTCCACCTCAAGCTCACCCTCCATACTCAGGACATCATCCTGTACCCCATGAAGCGAGATACAGAGACAAACGAGTA CACGACTATGACATGAGGGTAGATGACTTCCTTCGCCGCACGCAAGCTGTTGTCAGTGGTCGGAGAAGCCGGCCCCGGGAGAGGGACCGAGAGCGGGAGCGCGACCGGCCTCGAGATAATCGGAGAGACAGAGAACGGGACAGAGGCCGAGATcgggaaagggagagagagaggatttGTGACCGGGACAGAGACAGAGGTGAAAGAG ttTCATATGGTTCGATGGGAGAATGCTGCTATCAAGTATGCAAATACTGA
- the YTHDC1 gene encoding YTH domain-containing protein 1 isoform X4, whose protein sequence is MATDGREEKDGELNVLDDILTDAPDQDDELYNPDSEQDKSEKKGSKRKTDRMENAESKRQKPSVHSSRQMMPKPPSSSVSNNKRIVSTKGKLVSEYKTEEYQRSDRNKRPDGDRKMRMSSSSREPYKGQPEKSYMRKRDIDRRAKSSTPDGSERIRHDVDRRPSRSSHSSKEEVNSEEYCSDHETGSSGSSEQGNTENEEEGMEEEEDDEGEEDEEVEEDGEEDEEEYEQDERDQKEGNDYDTRSEASDSDSESASFTDGSVRSGSGSDASDEKKKERKRARGISPIVFDRSGSSASESYADQTSKLKYILQDARFFLIKSNNHENVSLAKAKGVWSTLPVNEKKLNAAFRSARSVILIFSVRESGKFQGFARLSSESHHGGSPIHWVLPAGMNAKMLGGVFKIDWICRRELPFTKSAHLTNPWNEHKPVKIGRDGQEIEPECGTQLCLLFPPDESIDLYQVIHKMRHKRRMHSQPRSRGRPSRRDPVRDVGRRRPEDYDIHNSRKKPRIDYPPEFHQRPGYIKDPRYPEVDRRFSGVRRDVFLNGSYNDYVREFHNMGPPPPWQGMPPYPGMEQPPHHPYYQHHAPPPQAHPPYSGHHPVPHEARYRDKRVHDYDMRVDDFLRRTQAVVSGRRSRPRERDRERERDRPRDNRRDRERDRGRDRERERERICDRDRDRGERGRYRR, encoded by the exons ATGGCGACGGATGGCCGGGAGGAGAAGG aTGGTGAACTGAATGTTCTGGATGACATTTTGACTGATGCTCCTGACCAGGATGATGAGTTGTATAACCCCGATAGTGAGCAAgacaaaagtgagaaaaagg gatcaaaaagaaaaactgacaggatggaaaatgctgaaagcaAGAGGCAAAAACCTTCTGTGCATTCCTCAAGGCAGATGATGCCAAAGCCTCCCAGTTCATCAGTTAGCAATAACAAGAGAATAGTGAGTACGAAAGGAAAGCTGGTGTCAGAGTACAAGACTGAGGAGTACCAGAGGTCTGACAGAAACAAGCGCCCAGATGGCGATCGGAAGATGCGAATGTCAAGCAGTTCCAGGGAACCTTATAAAGGACAACCAGAAAAATCTTACATGAGGAAGAGGGATATTGACAGAAGGGCAAAGTCTTCTACACCGGATGGTTCAGAG AGAATCAGGCATGATGTGGATAGAAGACCAAGCAGATCTAGCCATTCTTCTAAAGAAGAGGTGAACTCTGAGGAATATTGTTCAGATCACGAGACTGGCAGTAGTGGTTCCTCTGAACAAGGCAACACAGAGaatgaggaggaaggaatggaagaagaggaagatgatgaaggggaggaggatgaagaggtgGAAGAAGATggggaggaagatgaagaagagTATGAACAGGATGAGAGGGatcagaaggaaggaaatgactATGACACACGGAGTGAAGCCAGTGATTCTGATTCTGAATCTGCCTCTTTCACAGATGGGTCAGTCAGATCTGGGTCTGGTTCAGATGCATCAG atgagaaaaagaaggagaggaagagagctAGAGGTATCTCTCCAATTGTTTTTGACAGAAGTGGGAGTTCTGCATCAGAATCATATGCAG accAAACAAGCAAACTTAAATACATTCTCCAAGATGCAAGATTCTTTCTCATCAAGAGTAATAACCATGAAAATGTATCGCTTGCTAAGGCAAAG gGAGTATGGTCAACACTTCCAGTGAATGAAAAGAAGCTTAATGCTGCATTTAGATCAGCGAGGAGtgttattttgatattttctgtaaGAGAGAGTGGCAAATTCCAAG GGTTTGCAAGATTATCTTCAGAGTCCCATCATGGAGGATCACCTATACATtgggtgctgcctgcaggaatgAATGCAAAAATGTTGGGAGGTGTCTTTAAAATTGACTGGATTTGCAG GCGGGAATTGCCGTTCACTAAATCTGCTCACCTGACCAATCCTTGGAACGAACATAAGCCAGTAAAGATTGGACGCGATGGACAG GAAATTGAGCCGGAATGTGGAACCCAACTTtgccttctcttccctcctgaTGAAAGTATTGACTTGTATCAAGTCATTCATAAAATGAGGCACAAGAGAAGAATGCACTCACAACCCCGATCAAGAGGACGCCCATCCCGTCGAGACCCCGTTCGGGACGTGGGAAG GCGTCGACCAGAAGATTATGATATTCataacagcagaaagaaaccaAGGATTGACTATCCCCCTGAGTTTCACCAAAGACCAG GGTATATAAAGGATCCCAGATATCCCGAAGTAGACAG ACGATTTTCAGGAGTTCGAcgagatgtatttttaaatggg TCCTACAATGATTACGTGAGGGAGTTCCACAACATGGGACCACCACCACCATGGCAAGGAATG CCACCGTATCCAGGTATGGAGCAACCACCACACCACCCTTACTATCAGCACCATGCACCTCCACCTCAAGCTCACCCTCCATACTCAGGACATCATCCTGTACCCCATGAAGCGAGATACAGAGACAAACGAGTA CACGACTATGACATGAGGGTAGATGACTTCCTTCGCCGCACGCAAGCTGTTGTCAGTGGTCGGAGAAGCCGGCCCCGGGAGAGGGACCGAGAGCGGGAGCGCGACCGGCCTCGAGATAATCGGAGAGACAGAGAACGGGACAGAGGCCGAGATcgggaaagggagagagagaggatttGTGACCGGGACAGAGACAGAGGTGAAAGAGGTAGATACCGAAGATAA
- the LOC115903034 gene encoding UDP-glucuronosyltransferase 2A2-like, producing the protein MAMKTTGSKKYLQLLLFQVALLGPVFCGKVLVWPTEGSHWLNMNVMVQELIRRGHSFTILVANASLFIEPRPKTTEKFEIYNVPYRKDLPEALLNSIVDLWLNHRPTILTFWQFYKELGRLSIGWQGMNKMMCDAVLNNQELMARLQGSGFDLLLSDAVTPCGELLALKLGIPFVYSLRFSPAFTLERHCGKIPAPPSYTPAALSELTDRMSFGERVKNFVSYHLQDYVFRSYWGHWDTYYSKVLGRPTTLCETMGKAEIWLIRTYWDFEFPRPFLPNFEFVGGLHCQPAKPLPKEMEEFVQSSGEHGVIVFTLGSMVHSLSDEKSNVIAKALSQLPQKVLWRYKGKKPETLGSNTRIFDWIPQNDLLGHPLTKAFITHGGTNGLYEAIYHGIPMVGIPMFADQHDNLAHMVAKGAAVQVDFNTMKTQDLVDALKTVIYNSTYKENALKLSKIQHDQPVKPLDRAVFWIEFVMRHKGAKHLRPAAHHLTWYQYHSLDVLAFLFTCTATIVFILFKCCLCCCRRCGRIAKRKTE; encoded by the exons ATGGCCATGAAAACAACCGGCTCAAAGAAAtacctccagctgctcctttttCAGGTTGCTCTTCTAGGGCCTGTCTTCTGTGGGAAGGTACTGGTTTGGCCAACAGAAGGCAGCCACTGGCTGAACATGAATGTAATGGTACAGGAGCTCATCCGCCGTGGGCACAGTTTTACCATCCTGGTAGCCAACGCTAGTCTCTTCATTGAGCCCAGGCCTAAGACCACGGAGAAGTTTGAGATCTATAACGTGCCCTACAGGAAAGATTTACCCGAAGCCCTGCTTAATAGCATAGTGGACCTATGGCTCAATCACAGACCAACCATCTTGACCTTCTGGCAGTTTtacaaggagctgggaagacTGTCCATAGGCTGGCAGGGGATGAACAAGATGATGTGTGATGCAGTGCTGAACAACCAAGAGCTGATGGCTCgtctgcagggctctggcttTGACCTGTTGCTGTCAGATGCTGTGACCCCCTGTGGAGAGCTCCTGGCTCTCAAGCTGGGTATTCCCTTTGTCTACTCACTACGTTTCTCCCCAGCCTTCACTCTGGAAAGGCACTGTGGCAAGATCCCAGCCCCACCATCCTACACGCCTGCAGCCCTGTCTGAGCTCACTGACCGCATGTCTTTTGGGGAGAGAGTAAAAAACTTTGTTTCTTACCACCTGCAAGACTATGTTTTCCGGAGCtactggggacattgggataCCTACTACAGCAAGGTCTTAG GAAGGCCCACAACCCTGTGTGAGACGATGGGGAAAGCAGAGATTTGGTTAATCAGAACATACTGGGATTTTGAATTTCCACGCCCTTTTCTGCCCAACTTTGAGTTTGTTGGAGGACTTCATTGCCAGCCTGCAAAACCATTACCAAAG GAAATGGAAGAATTTGTTCAGAGCTCAGGGGAACATGGTGTCATCGTATTCACTCTTGGGTCAATGGTCCACAGCCTAAGTGATGAAAAAAGCAATGTGATTGCCAAAGCCCTCAGCCAGCTTCCACAGAAG GTCCTCTGGCGgtacaaagggaaaaaaccagaaactctGGGCTCCAACACCAGGATTTTTGACTGGATACCACAAAATGACCTGCTTG GCCATCCCTTGACAAAGGCCTTTATTACACATGGTGGGACCAATGGGCTCTATGAAGCCATCTACCACGGGATCCCAATGGTTGGGATTCCCATGTTTGCTGACCAGCATGACAACCTTGCTCACATGGTAGCAAAAGGAGCTGCAGTTCAGGTGGATTTCAACACAATGAAGACACAGGATCTGGTTGATGCATTGAAGACAGTAATTTACAATTCCAC ctATAAGGAAAATGCTCTAAAGTTATCCAAGATACAGCATGACCAACCTGTTAAGCCTCTGGACAGAGCTGTCTTCTGGATTGAATTTGTCATGCGTCACAAAGGAGCAAAGCACTTGAGACCAGCTGCTCACCATCTCACCTGGTACCAGTACCACTCTCTGGATGTTCTGGCATTCTTGTTCACCTGTACAGCCACTATTGTCTTCATTCTTTTCAAGTGCTGCCTATGTTGCTGTAGAAGATGTGGCAGGATTGCAAAGAGGAAGACAGAATAG